In one Vibrio sp. VB16 genomic region, the following are encoded:
- a CDS encoding arylsulfatase: MKRMFQIFSFTSALLFSALANAAQDKPNIFVIFTDDIGISNLSAYHNGVMSSETPNIDSIAEKGMLLTDYYAQPSCTAGRSAFLTGQLPVRTGMHSVGLPGGPVGLNQETPTLPEMLRDLGYTTGQFGKNHLGDRDEFLPTMHGFDEYWGWLYHLNAMEYTEDPDWPKDEAFQKFAPRNVLHVTSDGKGNQTIKDDGKLTIERMKTLDDEVNKHAINFIERAVEANKPFFTWYCPSRGHVWSHLSPKYEKMLGTNGWGLQEVVMKDLDDHVGEMLAKIEELGIADNTIIVFTADNGPEIMTWPDGGMTPFHGEKGTTWEGGVRAPFLIQWPNKIPADTVNNGMFDGMDLLPTLVEAAGGPADVKEQLLKGYKGHKAHLDGYNQMEMLTKDGESSRKEIFYYERDKLQAVRVGDWKAHFIVQNEGWGGAKEELNAPLLFNLRRDPYERAAEESGMYVKWMGQKMWAFGPAQAAVGQHLATFKEWPPVTSETPAEKVGGVGN, translated from the coding sequence ATGAAAAGGATGTTTCAAATTTTCTCATTTACCAGCGCGCTTTTATTTTCAGCACTAGCGAACGCTGCGCAAGATAAACCAAATATATTTGTTATCTTTACCGACGACATCGGCATTTCCAACTTGAGTGCGTATCACAACGGTGTAATGAGTAGTGAAACACCGAATATAGATAGTATTGCTGAAAAAGGAATGCTGTTAACCGATTATTATGCTCAACCCTCTTGCACCGCTGGACGTTCTGCATTTTTAACAGGTCAATTGCCGGTAAGAACAGGAATGCATTCTGTTGGCCTACCTGGTGGGCCAGTTGGCCTGAACCAAGAGACGCCGACATTACCGGAAATGTTACGAGACCTTGGTTATACAACGGGTCAGTTTGGTAAAAACCACCTAGGTGATCGAGATGAGTTCTTGCCAACGATGCATGGATTTGATGAATATTGGGGGTGGCTATACCACCTAAATGCAATGGAATACACGGAAGACCCAGACTGGCCAAAAGACGAAGCTTTTCAGAAGTTTGCGCCGCGCAACGTGTTACACGTTACGTCTGATGGTAAAGGCAATCAAACGATTAAAGATGACGGTAAGCTTACTATTGAACGTATGAAAACGTTGGATGATGAAGTTAACAAACACGCCATAAATTTTATTGAAAGAGCGGTGGAAGCCAATAAGCCATTTTTCACTTGGTATTGCCCATCTCGGGGACATGTTTGGAGCCATTTATCACCGAAATACGAGAAAATGCTTGGAACGAATGGCTGGGGACTACAAGAGGTTGTTATGAAAGATCTTGACGACCATGTGGGTGAAATGCTGGCAAAAATAGAGGAGCTTGGGATCGCAGATAACACTATTATCGTATTTACGGCAGACAATGGCCCTGAAATAATGACGTGGCCAGATGGTGGGATGACACCATTCCATGGTGAGAAAGGTACAACGTGGGAAGGTGGTGTACGCGCACCATTTCTCATTCAGTGGCCCAACAAAATACCTGCAGACACGGTAAATAATGGCATGTTTGACGGTATGGACTTACTGCCTACCTTAGTTGAAGCCGCTGGCGGACCCGCAGATGTAAAAGAACAGCTATTGAAAGGTTACAAAGGACATAAAGCACATCTCGACGGCTATAATCAAATGGAGATGTTAACCAAAGATGGTGAATCGAGCCGCAAAGAAATTTTTTACTACGAAAGAGATAAACTACAGGCAGTTCGTGTCGGAGATTGGAAGGCGCATTTCATTGTTCAAAATGAGGGTTGGGGTGGGGCAAAAGAAGAACTAAATGCCCCCTTATTATTTAACCTGAGAAGAGACCCATATGAAAGAGCAGCTGAAGAATCTGGTATGTACGTTAAATGGATGGGACAGAAAATGTGGGCGTTTGGTCCTGCTCAAGCCGCAGTAGGTCAACATTTAGCGACATTCAAAGAATGGCCACCAGTGACCTCTGAAACGCCGGCCGAGAAAGTAGGTGGAGTAGGAAATTAA
- a CDS encoding DUF4345 domain-containing protein codes for MKTQRAFLLLASAGLTPIALSYGLNPVRSLSFLFGIDAVAINVSHIFRGVMGLYLALVLFWILGAFREKYELPALYSLTVFMFGLATGRLYSLFVDGMPHWLLFAYMILEFGFAVAGFILIKKSEK; via the coding sequence GTGAAGACACAAAGAGCATTCTTGTTGCTAGCGTCAGCAGGGCTAACACCAATTGCGCTTTCTTATGGTTTGAACCCTGTCAGGTCGTTGTCTTTTCTGTTTGGTATTGATGCAGTTGCGATTAATGTGAGTCATATTTTTCGTGGTGTAATGGGCCTTTATCTTGCGCTCGTGCTGTTTTGGATCCTTGGTGCTTTTCGTGAAAAGTATGAGTTACCAGCACTATATAGCTTAACGGTTTTTATGTTTGGTTTAGCAACTGGACGACTCTACAGCCTATTTGTAGATGGAATGCCTCACTGGTTACTCTTTGCCTATATGATTCTGGAATTTGGTTTTGCAGTCGCGGGCTTTATCTTAATCAAAAAAAGTGAAAAGTAA